A region from the Actinoplanes sp. OR16 genome encodes:
- a CDS encoding chemotaxis protein CheW, which translates to MSTRQFVTFEVAGQFFGVDVDAVQEVLSYSEYTPVPLAPNAVGGLFNLRGQVIAAVDLRVQFGLPRRDMSGLVMNVIVRYGDEPVSLLVDRIGQVADLDSDLFEEPPATLTGRSRELVIGAYKTEGRLLLVLDVAECVNTTRVAA; encoded by the coding sequence ATGTCCACTCGTCAGTTCGTCACCTTCGAGGTCGCCGGTCAGTTCTTCGGCGTGGACGTGGACGCCGTGCAGGAGGTGCTGTCGTATAGCGAGTACACGCCCGTGCCGCTGGCGCCGAACGCGGTCGGCGGACTGTTCAACCTGCGCGGGCAGGTGATCGCCGCCGTCGACCTGCGGGTGCAGTTCGGTCTGCCGCGCCGCGACATGTCCGGCCTGGTGATGAACGTGATCGTGCGCTACGGCGACGAGCCGGTGAGTCTGCTGGTGGACCGCATCGGCCAGGTCGCCGACCTGGACTCGGACCTGTTCGAGGAGCCGCCGGCGACCCTGACCGGCCGATCCCGCGAACTGGTCATCGGCGCCTACAAGACCGAGGGCCGCCTGCTGCTGGTGCTCGACGTCGCCGAGTGCGTGAACACCACCCGCGTCGCGGCCTGA
- a CDS encoding alpha/beta fold hydrolase has translation MTAQPRRVDAGVLSIAYVEDGPSQGWPVVLSHGFPYDIHAYDDVVPALVDRGARVLRPYHRGFGPTRFRSAETMRSGQQAALGSDLIALVEALGLERPILAGYDWGGLASCVAAALWPERVGGLVSMAGYDIIDIARQRHGFEPGIEHTVWYQHLFQTGRGRESLSAHRRDLCRMLWRQWSPRWAFDEAAFARTAASFDNPDFVDVVIHAYRHALGQVAGDPAYDDLEARLAARPKITVPAVTLDGADDPLKPGGTADHAPMFVSGHEHRVIEAGHNLPQEAPAAFADAVLTVR, from the coding sequence GTGACCGCCCAGCCGAGGCGGGTGGATGCCGGCGTCCTGTCCATCGCCTACGTCGAGGACGGCCCCTCCCAGGGGTGGCCGGTCGTGTTGTCGCACGGGTTCCCCTACGACATCCATGCCTATGACGACGTGGTCCCGGCGTTGGTGGATCGTGGCGCACGGGTGCTCCGGCCGTACCACCGCGGTTTCGGACCCACCCGTTTCCGTTCCGCGGAGACGATGCGGAGTGGGCAGCAGGCGGCGCTCGGGTCCGACCTGATCGCCCTGGTCGAGGCGCTCGGTCTCGAACGGCCGATCCTCGCCGGCTACGACTGGGGTGGGCTGGCAAGCTGTGTCGCCGCCGCGCTGTGGCCGGAGCGGGTGGGCGGGCTGGTGTCGATGGCCGGCTACGACATCATCGACATCGCACGGCAGCGGCATGGTTTCGAGCCGGGCATCGAGCACACCGTGTGGTACCAGCATCTGTTCCAAACCGGACGCGGCCGGGAGAGCCTGTCCGCGCACCGCCGCGATCTGTGCCGGATGCTGTGGCGGCAATGGTCTCCACGGTGGGCCTTCGACGAGGCGGCGTTCGCCCGGACCGCCGCCTCCTTCGACAATCCCGACTTCGTCGACGTGGTGATCCACGCCTACCGGCACGCGCTCGGCCAGGTCGCGGGCGATCCGGCGTACGACGACCTCGAAGCGCGCTTGGCCGCCCGCCCGAAGATCACCGTGCCTGCGGTGACACTGGACGGCGCCGACGACCCGCTCAAACCGGGCGGCACCGCCGATCACGCGCCGATGTTCGTCTCCGGTCACGAGCACCGCGTGATCGAGGCCGGCCACAACCTGCCGCAGGAGGCGCCCGCGGCCTTCGCCGACGCTGTCCTGACAGTGCGCTGA
- a CDS encoding PadR family transcriptional regulator, whose protein sequence is MQEPTFLILAALAAQPRHGYGIVQAAGELSAGEVKLRPGTLYGALDRLAEQGLIELDHEEAVDGRLRRYYRLTADGTTALSTEIARLQRRTEAARAQLRLAPDGGIA, encoded by the coding sequence GTGCAGGAACCCACCTTTCTCATCCTGGCGGCGCTGGCGGCGCAGCCACGGCATGGATACGGCATCGTGCAGGCGGCCGGCGAGCTCTCCGCCGGCGAGGTGAAGCTGCGGCCGGGCACCCTCTACGGGGCTCTCGACCGCCTCGCCGAGCAGGGTCTCATCGAGCTCGACCACGAGGAGGCGGTGGACGGCCGGCTGCGGCGCTACTACCGGCTCACCGCTGACGGCACGACGGCGCTGAGCACCGAGATCGCGCGGCTGCAGCGGCGCACCGAGGCGGCCCGGGCGCAGCTGCGGCTCGCCCCCGACGGAGGTATCGCATGA
- a CDS encoding TrmH family RNA methyltransferase produces MHGANLGTLLRTCDAVGACLAVPPFRWVDDAIARGNTLREPGCVHRVGNPLRWLAEQRSAGAAIVGVELADEAVRLADLPVARRRTVMVLGHEATGIPAEALDLLDSAVEIPMVGTGSSLNVAVAGSLVLYRLAGLL; encoded by the coding sequence ATGCACGGGGCGAATCTGGGAACGCTGCTGCGGACCTGTGACGCGGTCGGGGCGTGCCTGGCCGTGCCGCCGTTCCGCTGGGTGGACGACGCGATCGCCCGGGGGAACACGCTGCGGGAGCCCGGTTGCGTGCATCGCGTCGGGAACCCGCTGCGGTGGCTGGCCGAGCAGCGCAGCGCGGGAGCGGCGATCGTCGGCGTGGAACTGGCCGACGAAGCCGTCCGGCTCGCTGATCTGCCGGTTGCCCGGCGGCGGACCGTCATGGTGCTCGGTCATGAGGCGACCGGCATCCCGGCGGAGGCACTCGACCTGCTCGACAGCGCCGTCGAGATCCCGATGGTCGGCACCGGATCCAGCTTGAACGTCGCCGTGGCGGGCTCGCTGGTGCTCTACCGACTCGCCGGGCTTCTATAG
- a CDS encoding peptidase M23 yields the protein MRAIFVLAVAILVGFLVSPLVRADAGCVPTPSASSPAALTGWTEAQIANARLIVTAGAGRGIPERGLVIAVATAMQESGLRNLRGGDRDSIGLFQQRPSQGWGTPSQLRDPAYQTGRFFDKLLTIDGWQKMRLTDAAQAVQVSAYPEAYAKHTGEATHLVEALSATSC from the coding sequence GTGCGTGCGATCTTCGTTCTGGCCGTGGCGATCCTTGTCGGCTTCCTCGTCAGCCCGCTGGTACGCGCCGACGCCGGCTGCGTGCCCACCCCGTCGGCCTCGTCGCCGGCGGCGCTGACCGGCTGGACCGAGGCGCAGATCGCGAACGCCCGGCTGATCGTCACCGCCGGCGCCGGCCGCGGGATTCCGGAACGAGGACTGGTCATCGCGGTCGCCACGGCCATGCAGGAGTCCGGGCTGCGGAACCTGCGCGGCGGCGACCGGGACTCGATCGGCCTGTTCCAGCAGCGCCCGAGCCAGGGTTGGGGTACGCCGTCGCAACTGCGCGATCCGGCGTACCAGACGGGGAGGTTCTTCGACAAACTGCTGACCATCGACGGCTGGCAGAAGATGCGGCTCACCGACGCGGCCCAGGCGGTGCAGGTGTCCGCCTATCCGGAGGCCTACGCGAAGCACACCGGTGAGGCGACCCACCTGGTCGAGGCGCTGTCCGCGACCTCCTGCTAG
- a CDS encoding Ig-like domain-containing protein: MIRRRRVIIGAVGVAAAATAAGCSSSGGSKAAGGGSTTWVDPVAQVESAPVVTPVSLNLTPEAGATEWSPIKPIVVSAQDGTLKSVTVTSGKTKIEGTIQADGTWKSSEDLAYGKKYKVTVVATDSAGVESTKDHTFSTLKPEATAKVNFQANAMLLLKEGSTYGVGQPVIVAFSRAVNKEAAEKAIEITTSPKVEGKFYWKDDRTVHWRPAKYWKAGTTIKVSVNVFGQKLGKKTYGGKNASTSFKIGRELIAISDNRTHMTKVYVDGKLVRTMKSSLGKGGGTTGANGQKISYWTAGGPHVVLGKKRRHTMSSASYGVTDKDDPNYYVSENIEFCTRISYSGEYLHAAPWNGSLGRANLSHGCINLSTADAKWVYNNFKVGDIVDVKNTPRELPIWNGLGDWTVSFDRYGR, translated from the coding sequence ATGATTCGACGACGTAGAGTGATCATCGGTGCGGTCGGCGTGGCCGCGGCCGCCACCGCGGCCGGATGTTCCTCGTCCGGTGGCAGCAAGGCCGCCGGCGGCGGATCGACCACCTGGGTCGACCCGGTGGCTCAGGTCGAGTCTGCTCCCGTCGTGACGCCGGTGAGCCTGAACCTCACCCCGGAGGCCGGGGCCACCGAGTGGTCGCCGATCAAGCCGATCGTGGTGAGCGCCCAGGACGGCACCCTCAAATCGGTCACCGTCACCTCCGGCAAGACGAAGATCGAGGGCACTATCCAGGCCGACGGGACCTGGAAGTCGTCCGAGGACCTGGCGTACGGCAAGAAGTACAAGGTCACCGTCGTCGCCACGGACAGCGCCGGCGTCGAGAGCACGAAGGACCACACGTTCAGCACGCTCAAGCCGGAGGCCACCGCGAAGGTCAACTTCCAGGCCAACGCGATGCTGCTCCTCAAGGAGGGCAGCACGTACGGCGTCGGCCAGCCGGTGATCGTCGCGTTCAGCCGCGCGGTCAACAAGGAGGCCGCCGAGAAGGCCATCGAGATCACCACGTCGCCGAAGGTCGAGGGCAAGTTCTACTGGAAGGACGACCGGACCGTGCACTGGCGGCCGGCCAAGTACTGGAAGGCCGGCACCACGATCAAGGTCAGCGTCAACGTGTTCGGCCAGAAGCTGGGCAAGAAGACGTACGGCGGGAAGAACGCGTCGACCAGCTTCAAGATCGGGCGGGAGCTGATCGCGATCAGCGACAACCGCACGCACATGACGAAGGTCTACGTCGACGGCAAGCTCGTCCGCACCATGAAGAGCAGCCTCGGCAAGGGCGGCGGCACCACCGGCGCGAACGGCCAGAAGATCAGCTACTGGACGGCCGGCGGCCCGCACGTGGTGCTCGGCAAGAAGCGCCGGCACACGATGAGCTCGGCCAGCTACGGCGTGACCGACAAGGACGACCCGAACTACTACGTGTCGGAGAACATCGAGTTCTGCACGCGGATCAGTTACTCGGGCGAATACCTGCACGCCGCGCCCTGGAACGGCTCGCTGGGCCGGGCGAACCTGTCGCACGGCTGCATCAACCTCAGCACTGCCGACGCCAAGTGGGTCTACAACAACTTCAAGGTCGGCGACATCGTCGACGTGAAGAACACCCCGCGTGAGCTGCCGATCTGGAACGGTCTCGGCGACTGGACCGTCTCGTTCGACAGGTACGGCCGCTAG
- a CDS encoding DUF2750 domain-containing protein, with protein sequence MTSDDISRREAERLRGLDEAGRVSVMFEAIAEQGALWVWGDEGDILFTEDGRRRDLLPIWPYATVARLENEGDVDGEHAIRIPARDFLKEWLPQLDEDDADIAIFPVEERNAAVLTLAEFRSRVGS encoded by the coding sequence GTGACATCGGACGACATTTCACGCCGGGAGGCGGAGCGGTTGCGCGGCTTGGACGAGGCCGGACGCGTATCCGTGATGTTCGAGGCCATCGCCGAGCAGGGCGCGCTCTGGGTCTGGGGTGACGAAGGCGACATCCTCTTCACCGAGGACGGGCGGCGCCGCGACCTGCTGCCGATCTGGCCCTACGCCACGGTGGCCCGGCTGGAGAACGAGGGCGACGTCGACGGCGAGCACGCCATCCGGATCCCGGCCCGCGACTTCCTGAAGGAGTGGCTGCCGCAACTCGACGAGGACGACGCGGACATCGCGATCTTCCCGGTCGAGGAACGGAACGCGGCGGTGCTCACCCTCGCCGAGTTCCGTTCCCGCGTCGGTTCCTAG
- a CDS encoding peroxiredoxin, whose amino-acid sequence MSIGKGDLAPDFELPDQDGTPRRLSDLVADGPVVLFFYPGAMTKGCTAEACHFRDLSAEYRAAGVQRVGISKDPVEKQKQFADTYTFDYPLLSDPDSTTIAAYGVKRKLALGPLSTKRMTFVIGADRRVLDVIHSELDMNQHAAEALTVASAAKA is encoded by the coding sequence GTGAGCATAGGAAAGGGCGACCTCGCGCCCGACTTCGAACTTCCCGACCAGGACGGCACCCCGCGGCGGCTGAGCGACCTCGTCGCGGACGGGCCCGTGGTCCTCTTCTTCTACCCCGGCGCCATGACCAAGGGCTGCACCGCCGAAGCCTGCCACTTCCGGGACCTGTCGGCGGAATACCGGGCTGCCGGCGTGCAGCGCGTCGGCATCAGCAAGGATCCGGTCGAGAAGCAGAAGCAGTTCGCGGACACCTACACGTTCGATTACCCGCTGCTGTCCGACCCCGATTCCACGACCATCGCCGCGTACGGCGTGAAGCGCAAGCTCGCGCTGGGTCCCCTCAGCACGAAACGGATGACCTTCGTGATCGGGGCGGATCGTCGCGTGCTCGACGTGATCCACAGCGAGCTGGACATGAACCAGCACGCGGCCGAGGCGCTGACCGTGGCCAGCGCCGCCAAGGCCTAG